Part of the Streptomyces sp. NBC_01264 genome, CGGACTCTTGCCGTCGGTGGCAACGAGCGGGACCGCGGATTCATTCCGGGACCCGACGCGTGTTTCAGAAATTCCATGCTCGCACACCACCGCGCGGTGGTGGGTCCCGGCGAGGCACCCGCGACGGGCGGGCGAATGCGTCACATCGACACTATCGGCATCGTCAAAGTGACGTGAAGCAGTTATGATAGATAGCGTCAAATAGACGAGAAGTCGAAGCGATGGCTTCAGAGTGGCTTCAGAAGTCCCTTGTCGCAGAACAGAAAGGGTGCGTGTCGTGACCACCGCCCAGCCTTTGGACAACCAGCCTTTGGACGTCCAGCCGACGCCCCTTGCCTTGCTGCTGCTCGGCCGCGAAGCCGACCCCAAGAGCGAGCGCGGGGTGGAGTGCCCCGGCGACCTGCCCTCGCCGTCGGACCCGGACCTCGTGGCGCGCGCCCGTGCCGCCAAGGAGAAGCTCGGGGACAAGGTCTTCATCCTCGGCCACCACTACCAGCGTGACGAGGTCATCGAGTTCGCCGACGTCACCGGTGACTCCTTCAAGCTCGCCAAGGACGCGGCCGCCAAGCCGGAGGCCGAGTACATCGTCTTCTGCGGCGTCCACTTCATGGCCGAGTCCGCGGACATCCTCACCTCGGACGACCAGAAGGTCGTCCTGCCGGACCTGGCCGCGGGCTGCTCGATGGCCGACATGGCCACCGCCGAGCAGGTCGCGGAGTGCTGGGACGTGCTGACCGACGCCGGCATCGCCGGTGAGACGGTCCCCGTCTCGTACATGAACTCCTCCGCCGACATCAAGGCCTTCACCGGCAAGCACGGCGGCACGATCTGCACCTCGTCCAACGCCAAGAAGGCCCTGGAGTGGGCGTTCGAGCAGGGCGAGAAGATCCTCTTCCTCCCGGACCAGCACCTGGGCCGCAACACCGCCGTCCGCGACATGGGCATGTCCCTGGACGACTGCGTGCTCTACAACCCGCACAAGCCGAACGGCGGCCTGACCGTCGAGCAGCTGCGGAACGCCAAGATGATCCTGTGGCGCGGGCACTGCTCGGTGCACGGCCGGTTCTCGGTCGACTCGGTCAACGACGTGCGCGCCCGCATCCCCGGCGTGAACGTCCTGGTCCACCCGGAGTGCAAGCACGAGGTCGTGGCGGCCGCGGACTACGTCGGCTCCACCGAGTACATCATCAAGGCGCTGGAGGCGGCCCCGGCCGGCTCCAAGTGGGCCATCGGCACCGAGCTGAACCTCGTCCAGCGTCTGGCGAACCGATTCGCCCCGGAGGGCAAGGAGGTCGTCTTCCTCGACAAGACGGTCTGCTTCTGCTCGACCATGAACCGCATCGACCTCCCCCACCTGGTGTGGACCCTGGAGTCCCTGGCCGAGGGCAACCTCGTCAACCAGATCCAGGTCGACAAGGAGACCGCGGACTTCGCCAAGCTCGCCCTGGAGCGGATGCTCGCGCTTCCGTAGCCGGTCCGGGAACCCCGGTGACGACGACCGAAGGGCCGCCCCTCCTGCGAGGGGCGGCCCTTCAGCGTGTACGGGTCTCCCGCGTCCGTCAGACCTTGACGGGGCTCTCGTCCTCCGCGGAGGCGGCCGGGGCCGGGACCACGGTCAGGCGGGCCCTCTTCTTCGCGCTGCGGCGCTCCTTGCGGAGCTCCAGCATCGTGTAGAGGGTCGGCACCAGGAGCAGGGTCAGCAGGGTGGAGCTGATCAGGCCGCCGATGACGACCACCGCGAGCGGCTGCGAGATGAAGCCGCCCTCTCCGGTGACGCCCAGCGCCATCGGGAGCAGCGCGAAGATCGTCGCCAGTGCCGTCATCAGGATCGGGCGCAGTCGGTGCCGGCCGCCCTCGACGACCGCCTCGACGATGCCGTAGCCCTGGGCCCGGTACTGGTTGACCAGGTCGATCAGGACGATCGCGTTGGTCACGACGATGCCGATGAGCATCAGCATGCCGATCAGCGCCGGGACGCCGAGCGGGGTGCCCGTGATCAGCAGCAGGCCGAGCGCGCCGGTCGCCGCGAAGGGGATCGAGACCAGCAGGATCAGCGGCTGGACCAGCGAGCGGAACGTCGCGACCAGCAGCATGAACACGATCGCGATGGCCGCGAGCATGGCCAGGCCCAGCTGGCCGAAGGCCTCGCTCTGGTCCTGTCCGACGCCGCCGATGGTGGCCGTGGCGCCCTCGGGCAGGTCCAGGGCTTTGATCTTCGTCTGCAGGGTGGAGCTGACGGCGCCGGTGTTGTCACCGACCGGCTTCGCGCTGATGGTCGCGGCGCGGGCGCCGTCGATCCGGGTCATCGCGACGGGGCCGGGGACCTCCTTGACCTCGGCGATGTCGCCGAGCTTCACGGGGCCGACGGGCAGCGCCCGCAGCTGGGCCAGGGTGGTGGCCGGCTGCGCGGACTTGATGACGATGTCCCGCTCGGTGTCGTCCAGTACGGCCTTGCCCGCCGGGTTGCCGCGTACGGCCTGGCCGACGATGGCGCCGAGCGCCGCCTGGTTCAGGCCGAACTCCGCAGCCTTGGGGGTGGCGGTGACCGAGATCCGGGGCACGGACTGGGACAGGTCGCTCTGGACGTCGGTGACGTCCTCGATCTTCGCCACCTCGGCGCGGACCTGCTCGGCGGCCTGGGCCAGGACGGCCCCGTCGCCGGCCTTGACGACCACGCTGAGGTTCTGGCTGCCGAAGCCGTCACCGGCCGCGATGGTGGTCTCGCCGATGCCGTCGAGCCCCTTCAGGGCGGTCTCGATGTGCTTCTTGGCGGCCTCGGTCTTGCCGGAGTCCTCCAGCGTGACCTGGTACGAGGCCTGGTTGGAGCCCGTACCGCCGCCGAAGGCGGCCATGAAGCCGGAGGAGCCGACGGTGACCTGGTAGTCCTTGACCCCGTCGGTCCCGTCCAGGACCTTCTCGACCTTGCGGCTCGCCTCGTCCGCGGCGGCCAGCGAGGTGCCGGGCGGCAACTGCTGCTTGATGCTGAGGACTTCCTGCTCGCCCTGGTCGAAGAAGTTCGTCTTGAGCAGCGGGGTCATGCCCAGCGTCGCGACGAGCACCACGACGGCGACGATCAGGGTGGCGACCCGGCGGCGGGTGACCAGGCCCAGCGCCCGTACGTAGAACTGCTGGAGCTTGCTGCGGGACTCCTTCTCCTCGGCCTCGCGGCGGGCCTTCTCGATGCTCGCGGCGTCCCCTTCGCTGACGCCCTTCGGCGCGCGCAGGAACCAGTACGAGAGCACCGGCACGACCGTCAGGGAGACGAGCAGCGAGGCCAGCAGGGCCGCGGTGACGGTGATGGAGAACGGGCCGAAGAACTGGCCGACCATGCCGCCGACGAAGGCGATCGGCAGGAAGACGGCGACGGTGGTGAGCGTGGAGGAGGTGACCGCGCCGGCCACCTCCTTGACCGCGGTGATGATCGCGTGCTGCCGCTCCTCGCCGTAGCCGAGGTGGCGCTTGATGTTCTCCAGGACCACGATCGAGTCGTCGACGACCCGGCCGATGGCGATGGTGAGCGCGCCCAGCGTCAGCATGTTGAGGGAGAGGTCCCGGGTCCACAGCACGATCAGCGCGAGCACGACCGACAGCGGGATGGAGACCGCGGTGACCAGCGTCGAGCGCAGCGAGCCGAGGAAGACCAGGATCACGACGACCGCGAAGACCAGGCCGAGCAGGCCCTCGGTGGTCAGGCCCGAGATGGACTTGGCGACGGCCGGGCCCTGGTCGCTGACCACGGCCAGGTCGGCGCCGGAGCCGAGGGTGGTGCGGAGCTCGGGCAGCTTGTCCTTGACCGCGTCCGAGATGGCGACGGCGCTGCCGTCCTTGTCCATGGTGAGGACCAGGGCCAGGCTGGGCTTGCCGTTGGTGCGGGTGAGGGAGTCCGCCTTGGCCGGCTCCTGCTTCACGCTCGCCACGTCGCCGAGGCGCACGGCGGGCTTGCCCGGTCCGGCGGTGAGGCGCAGGTCCTCCAGCTGGGCGAGCGAGGTGTAGCCCGAACCGACGCGCACGGTGCGGTTCTTGCCCGCCTCGTCGAAGGAGCCGGCGGGGACGGTGGCGCCGCCCGCCTGGAGGCCCTGGGCCAGGGCCGCGCCGTCGAGTCCGGCGGCGGCGAGCTTGGCGTCGTCGGGGGTGACGGTGACCTGGAGGTCCCGGACCCCGTCGACGGTGACCTGGCCGACGCCCGCGATGTCCTCCAGCGCGGGGACCACGGACGTGGTCAGCTGGTCGGCCAGCGCCTGCTGGTCCTTGTCGGAGGTGACGGCGAGGACCACGGTCGGGATGTCGTCGGTGGAACCGGCGATCACCTGCGGGTCGACCTCGGCGGGCAGCCGTACGCGGGCCCGGTTGACTGCCTGCTGGACGTCGGCGACGAGCTGCTTGGTGCCCTCGTCGCCGTAGTCGAAGGTCGCCATGATGAGGGCGTTGCCCTCGCTGGCGGTGGAGGTGATGCCGGTGATGCCGTCGACGCCCTTGAGCAGGGCCTCGATCGGTTCGACGACCTGCTTCTCCACCACGTCGGGCGAGGCGCCCTGGTACGGCGCGAGCACGGTCACCATCGGCAGGTCGATGGAGGGCAGCAGCTGCTGCTTGAGCTGCGGGATGGCAATGGCGCCGAAGAGCAGCGCGACGAGCGACACGAGGCCGATCAGCGCCCTCTGGGCGAGGCTGAAGCGGGACAGCCGGAACATGGCTATGGGGATCTCTCTGCAGGGACGCGGTGACGTCTACGAGGCATGACGGACGGCCGTGCCTTCGGGCACGCGCGGGGCCCCTCAGCCTCTCCCGCGCACGGGCACGCCGACGTCGCTCCCAGGTCCCGTCCTTATCCAGGGCATACCGCGTCCGCAGTAGGCGCGGACTACTCCGGACTGCTCAGAACCGCTCCGAACCACCGCGAACTAGTCGGCCCTGGGCCGCACAAGTCCCGATTCGTACGCGATGACCACCAATTGCGCCCGATCGCGGGCGCCGAGCTTGGACATGGCCCGGTTCACGTGGGTCTTGACGGTGAGCGGGCTGACTTCCAGCCGGCGGGCGATCTCGTCGTTGGACAGGCCCGCCGCCACGAGGACGAGGACCTCGCGCTCGCGTCCGGTCAGTGCCGCCAGGCGCTGCAGGTGGGCGGCGCCCGCGGCGGGGGTGTCCCCCTCGCCGCCGCCCTGCGCGAGGAAGGTGGCGATGAGCCCCTTCGTGGCGGCCGGGGAGAGCAGCGCGTCGCCGGCGGCCGCGACGCGGATGGCGTTGAGCAGCTCCTCGGGCTCGGCTCCCTTGCCGAGGAACCCGGAGGCGCCCGCCCGCAGGGAGGCCGCCACGTACTCGTCCACCTCGAAGGTCGTCAGCATCACCACGCGGACCCCGGCCAGTTCGGGGTCGGCGCTGATCAGCCGGGTGGCGGCGAGGCCGTCGGTGCCGGGCATCCGGATGTCCATGAGCACGACGTCGGGCCGCTCCGTGCGCGCCAGCTCGAAGGCCTGCGCCCCGTCGGAGGCCTCCCCGACGACACACATGTCGGCCTCGGAGTCGACGAGCACCTTGAACGCGCTGCGCAGCAGGGCCTGGTCGTCGGCGAGGAGCACCCGGATGGGCGTCGGGGCCTGGTTCGGGGTCTTTTCCACGCCCCGACCCTACGTCGTCCCGCGCGGCGGGGGCCCGGCGGGCGGGCGGGACCTGGCGGGTGGCCGGTGCCGGCCAAGACACCCCCTAGCCCAGGGCCAGTACGACCAGGGCCGCGGTCGCCGAGACCTCGGCCAGGGCTCCGAACACGTCACCGGTGACCCCGTCGAAGCGGCCTACGCAGCGGCGGAGCAGGGCTTCCGCGGCCAGCAGGGCGGCCAGGACCGCCGCCGCGTGCTGCGCGGCGGCCGGCAGGCCCAGCGGCAGCGCGGCGGCGGCGGACAGCACCAGCACGAGTCCGGCGACCGCGGCGGCGGCCTCGCGCGGGACGACTCCGGCGACCGCCGCGCCCAGCCCCTCGGGGCGGGCCGCGGGGACCCCGTCGCGGGAGGCCAGGGTCATGGCGAGCCGGGCGGTGACGGAGGCGACCACGGCGGCCAGGGCGCCCCGGATCCAGCTGTCGGCGTACACGTCGGCCAGGGCGGCGACCTGGACCAGCAGCGTGAACACCAGCACCACCACCCCGAAGGGCCCGATGTCGGACTGCTTCATGATGCGCAGCGCGGCGTCGGCCGGCTTGGCGCTGCCCAGCCCGTCCGCCGTGTCGGCGAGGCCGTCCAGGTGCAGGGCGCGGGTCAGGGCCGCCGGTACGGCGACGGTGACGGCGGCGGCGAGCAGCGGACCCCCGCCGCACAGCAGCAGGACCACGCCGGGCGCGGCCGCGAGGAGCCCCACGACGAGCCCGGCGAGCGGGGCGCAGGCCATGCCGGTGCGGGCGGCGGGGCGGTCCCAGCGGGTGATGCGGGTGGGCAGCACGGTGAGCGTGCCGAAGGCGAAGCGCACCCCGTCGAGCAGCGAGGCGCGCTCCGGGGGCGGGGTCGGGGACGGGCCGTCGTACGAATCTGTCATCGGCGCGAACGCTACCCGCTCGACGAGGCAGGTAGGTTACCCAATACACCCCAAATCGGGAGGTGGTGGCATGGGTCACTGGTGGTATCGCAACATCGTGGAGCCGGGGAAGCTCCCGCTGCTCCTCGCGCTGGTCTCCTTCGTCGTGTCCTTCCTGGTCACCCGCGTGATCACCCGCATGATCCGGGTCGGCCGGGGGCCCTTCAAGAACGTCACGCCGGGCGGGATGCACATCCACCACGTGGTCCCGGGCGTGATCCTCGTGATCATCGGCGGCTTCGGTGCGATCGGCAGCGCCCGGCACAGCTTCGGGGCGGGCCTGTCGGCCGTGATCTTCGGGCTGGGAGCGGGGCTGGTGCTGGACGAGTTCGCGCTGATCCTGCACCTGGACGACGTCTACTGGAGCGAGCAGGGACGCAAGAGCGTGGAGATCGTGGTCCTGACGGCGGCGATCGTGGCGCTGGTGCTGGGCGGCTTCCTGCCGTTCGGGGTCAACGACCTCACCGAGGACGAGCGGCACAACCGCGGGCTGGTCGCCATGAACACGGCGACCAACTTCTTCCTCGCCCTGATCGCCCTGTGGAAGGGCAAGGCGCGCACCGCCTTCTTCGGCACGGTCATCCCCTTCGTCGCGCTGATCGGCGCGATCCGGCTGGCCCGGCCCGATTCCCCGTACGCGAAGAAGTTCTACGCCAACCGCCCGAAGGCCCGCGCCAAGGCCGGGCTGCGCGCCTTCCACCACGACCGCCGGTGGGCCTCGCCGCGGCGCAAGTTCGAGAACTTCATCGGCGGGACGCCCGACCCGGAGCGGCGGGCCTCGAAGAAGGAGCCGCACTGACGTAGGAGAGGAGGGCCCGCCCCCGTGGGGCGTGCCCTCCTCTCTCTTCTACGTCCGTCCGTCCCCGGTCAGCCCGGGATCAGCCCGTCGTCCTTGAGCATCTCCCGTACCTCGTCCAGCGAGGCGTCGGGGCCGGGCAGGATCAGCTCGGACGGCTCCAGCGCCTCGTCGGGCAGTGGTGTGCCGAGCCGCCGTACGGCTTCGAGGAGCTGGCCCAGCGTGCGCCGGAAGCCCTCCTCGTCGCCGCTCTCCATCTCCGCGAGCAGTTCGTCGTCCAGCTTGTTGAGCTCGGTGAAGTGGCTGTCCGCCAGCTCCACCTGACCTTCCCCCATGACGCGGACAATCATGACGGGCCCCGTCCTACTGCTTGTCGAACCGGTGCTGGGTCTGCGACTGCTGGCCGGCGCCCGGGGCGCCGCCCTCGATGGACTGCTGCTGGGCGGAGGGGCCGCCCGCCAGCTCGGCCTTCATGCGCTGGAGCTCCAGCTCCACGTCGGTCCCGCCGGAGAGCCGGTCGAGCTCGGCCTGGATGTCGTCCTTGGAGCCGAGGCCGCTCTGGTCGTCGAGCGCGCCGGAGGCGAGCAGCTCGTCGATCGCGCCGGCGCGGGCCTGGAGCTGCGCCGTCTTGTCCTCGGCCCGCTGGATGGCGAGGCCGACGTCGCTCATCTCCTCGGAGATGCCGGAGAAGGACTCGGCGATCCGCGTCTGCGCCTGGGCGGCCGTGTACGTGGCCTTGATGGTCTCCTTCTTGGTGCGGAAGGCGTCCACCTTGGCCTGCAGCCGCTGCGCGGCCAGCGTCAGCTTCTCCTCCTCGCCCTGGAGGGTCTGGTGCTGCACCTCCAGGTCGCTGACCTGCTGCTGCAGCGAGGCGCGGCGGGACAGGGCCTCGCGGGCCAGGTCCTCGCGGCCCAGGGCCAGCGCCTTGCGGCCCTGGTCCTCCAGCTTGCTGGACTGGCCCTGGAGCTGGTTGAGCTGCAGCTCCAGCCGCTTGCGGGAGGTCGCCACGTCGGCGACGCCGCGGCGCACCTTCTGAAGCAGTTCGAGCTGCTTCTGGTACGAGTAGTCGAGGGTCTCGCGCGGGTCCTCGGCCCGGTCCAGGGCCTTGTTCGCCTTCGCGCGGAAGATCATCCCCATACGCTTCATGACACCGCTCATGGGCTTCGCGCGCCCCCTTCTAGACGGACTGTGCTCCAGGTCACCAACAAGACCCACAGTACGGGCCCTGTCTCTATTACCGCACTGTTCGAGCGGGGATGCGCTCCTCCTCCAGGACGACTGCTCGTCGGCCGTGTCAGGCGTAAGGAGTAGGTGCTCCCCCAGGTAGGACGCCCGCCGTTGCCGGATCGTTCCCCGCCGGGACGGGGCGCGTGCCCACAACCACGTACCCTTGGGTTTGTGTTTGGTAGCCGATCCTCCAAGGAAGAGAAGGACGCCGCCACCGACAAGGTGAGCGCCGACCTCTCGCAGTCCCGTGACCCTCAGGCCCCGAAGGGCCGCCCGACGCCGAAGCGTGCTGTGGCCCAGTCGCAGCGCAAGGCCGTGGTGGCTTCGACCGGCAACCGCAAGGAGGATGCCAAGCGGGCTCGTGAGCGCCGCCGGGTCGAGATGACCAAGCAGCGCGAAGCCCTCGCCAATGGCGACGAGCGTTATCTGCCCAACCGGGACAAGGGTCCCGTGCGCCGGTACGTGCGCGACTTCGTGGACTCCCGCTTCTCCGTCGCCGAGATGTTCCTGCCGCTGGCCGTGATCATCCTGGTGCTGAGCATGGTGCGGGTGTCGTCCATCCAGAACATCGCGCTGCTGCTGTGGCTCGGCGTGATCGCGCTGATCATCGTCGACTCCATCGGCATGTTCATCCGCCTGCGCAAGGCCCTGAACGAGCGCTTCCCGAACGAGCCCAAGCGCGGCGCCGTCGCGTACGGCCTGATGCGCACCCTCCAGATGCGCCGGCTGCGTCTGCCGAAGCCGCAGGTCAAGCGCGGGGAACGGCCCTGAGCCGAGGAACGCCCGGAGCGTTCGGCGGGGGTGGCTTCGCGGACGGGGCCCGGCTGTGGCTGGAAGGCCTCGGCGGGCTCCGCAACGCGGTGCGCCAGGAGCTCGTCGGCCGGCAGGTCGACGAGCAGATCGCGCACCGCTTCCCCGTGGGGCAGCGGCTGCGCGTCCTCGACGTCGGCATGGGCCAGGGCACGCAGGCACTGCGCCTGGCCCGCGCCGGGCACATGGTGACCGGGCTGGAGCAGGATCCGGCGATGCTGACCGTCGCCCGTGAGGTGCTGGCTGCCGAGCCCCCCGGGATCCAGGACCGCGTCCGCCTCATGGAGGGCGACGGCCGGGAGACCGGCGCGCACTTCCTGCCGGGCAGCTTCGACGTCGTGCTCTGCCACGGCGTCCTCATGTACGTCGCCGAGCCGGACGCCATGCTGGCCGGGCTCGCCCGGATGCTGGCCCCCGGCGGGCTGCTGTCCCTGCTGGTGCGCAACGGCGACGCCCTCGCCATGCGGCCCGGCCTGCACGGTGACTGGACGGCGGCGCTGTCCGCCTTCGAAGGCGTCGACTACACGAACCGGCTGGGCCTGGACGTGCGCGCCGACCGGCTGGCCACGCTGACCGCGACCCTGTCCGGGATCGGCGCCCCGCTGCAGACCTGGTACGGCGTACGCGTCTTCACCGACGGCACCGAGGCCGGAGACGAGCTCCCGGCCGACGCGGAGCTGGAGCGGCTGCTCGCCGCCGAGGACCGCGCCGGGCGGACCGACCCCTACCGCGGGGTCGCCGCGCTGCTGCACCTGTGCGGCGTACGGGGCTGAGCCCCGAGGTGTTCTTCACGTGGCAGAGCCCGGACCCCTGAGGGGTCCGGGCTCTCGCGTACCCGGGCAGCGCCGGGCAGCGCCGGTTAGAGTTCCGCGGCCTCGCGCAGGCTCATCGTGTAGAGCTGGACCCCTTTGTCGTCGGACAGCTTCACCTGTTCGGTGCCGCCCTCCAGCAGGTCCTTCCAGTACTCGCCGATCCAGGATTCGGCGTCCCCCTGCGTGGTGAACTCCTCCGGCACCACCGACGGGCTCGCCTCATCGCCGTCGGCCGCCTCGAACCGCCACGTCCACGCCATGTCCGCCTCCGTTGCTCGTCCGCTTCTCACACGCTTCTCGCCTTGAGTGTGCCCGCAGACTAACCGGGCGCGCAGCAGTCCCGGCGACGCGGGAGGATCGTCCTGTGGAACTCACTCTGCTCGGCACCGGCACACCCGAAGGACTGCCCCGCCCCGGCTGTCCCTGCGCCGCGTGCGCACTCTCCGTGGGGCCCCGGGCGCGCGCCGCCACCTCCGTGCTCGTGGACGGGGCGCTGCTGCTGGACCTGACCCCCGGGGCGGTGCTCGCCGGCGCCCGGGCGGGGCATTCGCTGGCCGCCGTACGGCAGGTCCTGCTGACCCACCCGCACGACGGCCCGCCCGTGGAGCTGCCGCCGGGGCTGCCGGCGGCCGGGCGGGTCCCGGACGGGCGGGAGCTCGCGGTGATCTCCGGGCACCGGGTGCGGGCCGTGCCGATGGACGCGCCGGGCACCGGGTACGAGGTGACCGGGCCGGACGGTGCCCGGATGCTGTACCTGCCGCCGGGCGGCGCCCCGGCCGGGACGTCCGGCACCAGCGGGCGGCGCCCGTACGACGTGGTCCTCGCGGACGTGCTCAGCCGGCCGGAGGCACTGGCGCGGCTGCGGGCCAGCGGGGCGGTGGGCCCGGCGACGGACGTGATCGCGGTCCACCTGGACCACGACACCCCGCCGGGCGCGGAACTGGAGCGCCGCTGCGCCGCAGCGGGCGCGCGGA contains:
- a CDS encoding PspA/IM30 family protein, with amino-acid sequence MSGVMKRMGMIFRAKANKALDRAEDPRETLDYSYQKQLELLQKVRRGVADVATSRKRLELQLNQLQGQSSKLEDQGRKALALGREDLAREALSRRASLQQQVSDLEVQHQTLQGEEEKLTLAAQRLQAKVDAFRTKKETIKATYTAAQAQTRIAESFSGISEEMSDVGLAIQRAEDKTAQLQARAGAIDELLASGALDDQSGLGSKDDIQAELDRLSGGTDVELELQRMKAELAGGPSAQQQSIEGGAPGAGQQSQTQHRFDKQ
- a CDS encoding class I SAM-dependent methyltransferase, coding for MRQELVGRQVDEQIAHRFPVGQRLRVLDVGMGQGTQALRLARAGHMVTGLEQDPAMLTVAREVLAAEPPGIQDRVRLMEGDGRETGAHFLPGSFDVVLCHGVLMYVAEPDAMLAGLARMLAPGGLLSLLVRNGDALAMRPGLHGDWTAALSAFEGVDYTNRLGLDVRADRLATLTATLSGIGAPLQTWYGVRVFTDGTEAGDELPADAELERLLAAEDRAGRTDPYRGVAALLHLCGVRG
- a CDS encoding efflux RND transporter permease subunit, producing MFRLSRFSLAQRALIGLVSLVALLFGAIAIPQLKQQLLPSIDLPMVTVLAPYQGASPDVVEKQVVEPIEALLKGVDGITGITSTASEGNALIMATFDYGDEGTKQLVADVQQAVNRARVRLPAEVDPQVIAGSTDDIPTVVLAVTSDKDQQALADQLTTSVVPALEDIAGVGQVTVDGVRDLQVTVTPDDAKLAAAGLDGAALAQGLQAGGATVPAGSFDEAGKNRTVRVGSGYTSLAQLEDLRLTAGPGKPAVRLGDVASVKQEPAKADSLTRTNGKPSLALVLTMDKDGSAVAISDAVKDKLPELRTTLGSGADLAVVSDQGPAVAKSISGLTTEGLLGLVFAVVVILVFLGSLRSTLVTAVSIPLSVVLALIVLWTRDLSLNMLTLGALTIAIGRVVDDSIVVLENIKRHLGYGEERQHAIITAVKEVAGAVTSSTLTTVAVFLPIAFVGGMVGQFFGPFSITVTAALLASLLVSLTVVPVLSYWFLRAPKGVSEGDAASIEKARREAEEKESRSKLQQFYVRALGLVTRRRVATLIVAVVVLVATLGMTPLLKTNFFDQGEQEVLSIKQQLPPGTSLAAADEASRKVEKVLDGTDGVKDYQVTVGSSGFMAAFGGGTGSNQASYQVTLEDSGKTEAAKKHIETALKGLDGIGETTIAAGDGFGSQNLSVVVKAGDGAVLAQAAEQVRAEVAKIEDVTDVQSDLSQSVPRISVTATPKAAEFGLNQAALGAIVGQAVRGNPAGKAVLDDTERDIVIKSAQPATTLAQLRALPVGPVKLGDIAEVKEVPGPVAMTRIDGARAATISAKPVGDNTGAVSSTLQTKIKALDLPEGATATIGGVGQDQSEAFGQLGLAMLAAIAIVFMLLVATFRSLVQPLILLVSIPFAATGALGLLLITGTPLGVPALIGMLMLIGIVVTNAIVLIDLVNQYRAQGYGIVEAVVEGGRHRLRPILMTALATIFALLPMALGVTGEGGFISQPLAVVVIGGLISSTLLTLLLVPTLYTMLELRKERRSAKKRARLTVVPAPAASAEDESPVKV
- the pspAA gene encoding PspA-associated protein PspAA, which codes for MIVRVMGEGQVELADSHFTELNKLDDELLAEMESGDEEGFRRTLGQLLEAVRRLGTPLPDEALEPSELILPGPDASLDEVREMLKDDGLIPG
- a CDS encoding DUF3043 domain-containing protein codes for the protein MFGSRSSKEEKDAATDKVSADLSQSRDPQAPKGRPTPKRAVAQSQRKAVVASTGNRKEDAKRARERRRVEMTKQREALANGDERYLPNRDKGPVRRYVRDFVDSRFSVAEMFLPLAVIILVLSMVRVSSIQNIALLLWLGVIALIIVDSIGMFIRLRKALNERFPNEPKRGAVAYGLMRTLQMRRLRLPKPQVKRGERP
- a CDS encoding adenosylcobinamide-GDP ribazoletransferase — translated: MTDSYDGPSPTPPPERASLLDGVRFAFGTLTVLPTRITRWDRPAARTGMACAPLAGLVVGLLAAAPGVVLLLCGGGPLLAAAVTVAVPAALTRALHLDGLADTADGLGSAKPADAALRIMKQSDIGPFGVVVLVFTLLVQVAALADVYADSWIRGALAAVVASVTARLAMTLASRDGVPAARPEGLGAAVAGVVPREAAAAVAGLVLVLSAAAALPLGLPAAAQHAAAVLAALLAAEALLRRCVGRFDGVTGDVFGALAEVSATAALVVLALG
- a CDS encoding response regulator, producing the protein MEKTPNQAPTPIRVLLADDQALLRSAFKVLVDSEADMCVVGEASDGAQAFELARTERPDVVLMDIRMPGTDGLAATRLISADPELAGVRVVMLTTFEVDEYVAASLRAGASGFLGKGAEPEELLNAIRVAAAGDALLSPAATKGLIATFLAQGGGEGDTPAAGAAHLQRLAALTGREREVLVLVAAGLSNDEIARRLEVSPLTVKTHVNRAMSKLGARDRAQLVVIAYESGLVRPRAD
- the nadA gene encoding quinolinate synthase NadA is translated as MRVVTTAQPLDNQPLDVQPTPLALLLLGREADPKSERGVECPGDLPSPSDPDLVARARAAKEKLGDKVFILGHHYQRDEVIEFADVTGDSFKLAKDAAAKPEAEYIVFCGVHFMAESADILTSDDQKVVLPDLAAGCSMADMATAEQVAECWDVLTDAGIAGETVPVSYMNSSADIKAFTGKHGGTICTSSNAKKALEWAFEQGEKILFLPDQHLGRNTAVRDMGMSLDDCVLYNPHKPNGGLTVEQLRNAKMILWRGHCSVHGRFSVDSVNDVRARIPGVNVLVHPECKHEVVAAADYVGSTEYIIKALEAAPAGSKWAIGTELNLVQRLANRFAPEGKEVVFLDKTVCFCSTMNRIDLPHLVWTLESLAEGNLVNQIQVDKETADFAKLALERMLALP
- a CDS encoding bifunctional adenosylcobinamide kinase/adenosylcobinamide-phosphate guanylyltransferase — its product is MELTLLGTGTPEGLPRPGCPCAACALSVGPRARAATSVLVDGALLLDLTPGAVLAGARAGHSLAAVRQVLLTHPHDGPPVELPPGLPAAGRVPDGRELAVISGHRVRAVPMDAPGTGYEVTGPDGARMLYLPPGGAPAGTSGTSGRRPYDVVLADVLSRPEALARLRASGAVGPATDVIAVHLDHDTPPGAELERRCAAAGARTVTDGTTVAAGEYRPAPEVPRRTLVLGGARSGKSYEAERRLAGYPEVVYVATGGTREGDPEWAARVGLHRERRAASWRTVETCDLVPLLEQEGPALLVDCLALWLTDAMDRAGAWDDSVWAGGGSKELAARIGELVAAVRATRRQVVLVSNEVGSGVVPATASGRRFRDELGRLNAGVAGECEHVLLVVAGQALVLKQ